One genomic region from Pseudomonas sp. R5-89-07 encodes:
- a CDS encoding N(5)-hydroxyornithine transformylase PvdF, protein MTKKNLVYVWSLRNAAADKAGQPVAYKDHERYMKSVLEFLVGSLNDTSLGDAYNLVGVVYDDDEQNPRDQALVADYGFAYAPGRQWLYPADLRVQGTLVNDLLLSVPSTYRRLPRGSAEHVAGKQDFERRLHDTLVELKADIVVLDGLLVILDELVRPGAPFARRIMNIHPGITRIESPYERRGAYATWNALYGARGQTVVDWATKATKPSAPLYLTGASFHYVDNGIDSGEVFHDVLRTEISPQDTILELRWNNFNNSLFPALHEGLELLAQKN, encoded by the coding sequence ATGACGAAAAAGAACCTGGTGTATGTGTGGTCCCTGAGAAATGCCGCCGCCGACAAGGCCGGGCAGCCGGTGGCCTACAAGGACCATGAGCGCTACATGAAGTCGGTACTGGAATTTCTGGTGGGCTCGCTCAACGACACTTCGCTGGGCGATGCCTACAACCTGGTCGGGGTGGTGTATGACGACGATGAGCAAAACCCACGGGATCAGGCGCTGGTCGCCGATTACGGTTTCGCTTACGCGCCTGGCCGCCAATGGCTGTACCCGGCCGATTTGCGCGTACAGGGCACGCTGGTCAATGACCTGTTGCTGAGCGTGCCGTCGACCTATCGCCGCCTGCCACGGGGCAGCGCCGAACATGTCGCCGGCAAACAGGATTTCGAACGGCGCCTGCACGACACCCTGGTGGAGTTGAAAGCCGACATCGTGGTGCTCGATGGCTTGCTGGTGATCCTCGATGAACTGGTGCGCCCAGGCGCGCCGTTTGCGCGGCGCATCATGAACATCCATCCGGGTATCACACGCATCGAATCGCCTTACGAACGCCGTGGTGCCTATGCCACCTGGAACGCGCTCTACGGTGCGCGTGGGCAGACAGTGGTGGATTGGGCAACCAAGGCCACCAAGCCTTCGGCGCCGCTGTACCTTACCGGCGCGTCGTTCCACTACGTGGACAACGGTATCGACTCCGGCGAAGTGTTCCACGACGTGTTGAGGACCGAGATTTCACCGCAGGACACAATCCTCGAACTGCGCTGGAACAACTTCAACAACAGCCTGTTCCCGGCGTTGCATGAAGGCCTGGAACTGTTGGCTCAGAAGAACTGA